The window CCAAATTACTTATTTCTTTAAACAATTGCTCTTGCTTAACTAATCtgtttttctcattctgtctttTTCAGCTGAAATTGAAACCAGCGTGAATCTGACAATAGTGAGGACGGATGTTATCAAAGCGACGACAGTCACAGTCGATCACTTTGCTCCCACTGGTAAGACAGATGCTTTAAATCTGCTCTCTTAAGTCCTTGTTACAAGGCTTGAGCCTGAATATTTTCACAATACATGAGCCTTCATTTGTGCGTCTGTTCATTAATATCATCATTGATAATTCTGTGTCTTCATCATCTCAgctttgttttgtctgctcTTCTGTTTTTAGTTGAAACTACTGTTTCCTACAATGAAACTGAAGCCACAGTAAATATTACTGAAACAGAGGAGTTTATCAACAAGACGACCATCACGACTCATCAAGTTGCTCCTACTGGTAAGAATGTGTGAATGAACTGTGGTTTTCTGCAAACATGACAATATAACACAATCTGTGATGAGTAGCTAATGTACTCTTGTCTGGACATTTCCCACAGTGAGATCCATCTTACCTCCACGCCCTGTCGATGAGTCTGGCTCTGGTTCAGCTGATCAGTCAGCTAGCGGGGAGATCCCTGTGGAGTCCAGCACCTCCAGTGCCAGCGGTGTTGACTCCTCTGGTTCAGGACAGGAGGTCATCTTCAGCGGACACACTGACGTCTTCTCTGGAGAGGAATCTGCCTCTGGAGGTCCgcaggaggcagagggaggaagTGCTGTCATCGTCACATCTGGAGACCTGGGTAGTGCATCTGGATCTGGAGACGGCCCTGACAGACAACACTCTGGCTCTGGTGTATCAGGATCAGGTTTTAGCAGTGAAGGTGAGGACATCAGCGGAGAGTCGATTATCATCATAGTGGATGGGAAGATGTTGGAAGTGTCAAAACACGAAAAGCCAACGGAGCAGGAATTAGGACAGGGAGGCATTGATACCAGTGGGGGTTTCTTGGAATCAAGTGCATCTGGATCAGGAGGAGTGTCTGCATCAGGGTCTGGTGGATTTTCTGGCATCTCGTTTGTCGACCACAGTGCTGTGGACCTCACAGTCCAGCCGTCTGGGGAGCAGGAGGTGTCTGGATATCGCCCCTTCGGATCAGGGTTCCACAGTGGCTTTCCATCCGGTTTCTCAGGCAGCGCCTCCGCCTCTGGGGACTTGCTTCGTGGTGATGTCATCTACCTTACAGACAACGACATGATGGAAGTGACCGTAGCGCCACAGGTACGCCACCCTGAGCAGGGTCGGGGGGTTGTGGAGGTAAGCGGGGAAGGAAGTGGGTCAGGGATCCATCTTGAATTCAGTGGCGCTTTGGACCAGAGGTTGCATTTCTCAGGAAGTGGATTCCCTCATGAAACACCAACTGGCTATAATGAGTACATTGAGGGTCCCGGCCAATCAGGACTCTGGGAAGAGAGTCAGGAAGGCCGTGCAGGACCTACAGAGTATGTAGTGACTCCAGACGCAGGCTACACCAGCCCGACCACAGCACCATCAGTCTCACTGGAAACCCCAGCTGTTGTGGTGCAGCCTGAAGTGGTGGAAGGTATGTGGTTCAGGTGCTTACCATAATTCTGTTGCTAAATACATCATCATAAAGCCAAAAACATGTTCAACATTTCAGTGGAATGTACTGATGAGCAGGAATGACATAATCAGTCATTaagtctctttctctctactCTCAGCCTCTGCAGACCCCTGTGATCCAAATCCCTGCAGCTCAGGATCCTGCTCTGTGCAGGGAGGAGTcgctgtgtgtcagtgtcccAGTGGTTTCACTGGTGAAGACTGCTCAACACGTGAGTCAGCGCATTGTTTATAAAGCCATTTAGCGAATCCAACTGATACCAATATAGAAAAAGTTTGTCTCAATGTGTTgcgatgtgtgtgtttgtgtgtgtagctgtgcaGGGCTGTGCTGAAGGCTGGTTGGAGTTCATGGGCAGCTGTTACCTCCACTTTGCTGAGAGAGACACCTGGTCTGAGGCCGAGCAACGCTGCCAGGAGCTCAACGCCCACCTGGTCAGCATCGGCTctcaggaggagcagcagtttGTCAACTGTGAgtaaatgtgtgagtgtgtgtgtcgagCTGCTTTGGGGCAACTTCATGCCTTTTTATAAAAAGggacatattttttatttttatttttttttatccatctagattgttttattgttagtTGTAGTATAGGTTTTAGATATTGGCTGTAGAGATTCTCTTGATTTATGTTATTGGTGTGCATTAATAGCTATCATATGTAATATGGACTGCAGTGAAGAGAAATAAGTGTTCAAACTTAGGGGAGAAAaggttttttaaaataacaaaacactaCTTTTGGAGTGATGATGCTTCTTTGCACTACTTTAAAAGGgagatgaaaaacatattttctcattGAAATTCAACAAATCAATTTCCTTCTATATGTGCTGAGCTTATTCATGTCCATCCCATCGTACATTGACTGGGTGACAGGCAGGCTGCACCCCTGAACAGATCTAACTGGGTTGTTTACAAACCCAGGACCTTATTGCtgattcatttttcttcttACTACTACTACTTACAAGGTATTTGTGGGATGTAAAGACAGAATGAGGGGGCGTGGTGTATAAATTGTTTCAAAGCTAAAATTTGCTTTGCACTGCAGCTAACGGTCAGGACTACCAGTGGATTGGACTTAATGACAAAGATGTGCAGAATGAGTTCCGCTGGACAGACGGAAGTCCTCTGGTGAGTTTGGCTCCTTCACAAATATCTACATAATCTGTTTTTCGATGTTTTTACTGATTGTCTTTGTAACTTCCTCAGGCTTTTGAGAACTGGAGGCCCAACCAGCCAGATAACTACTTCAACTCCGGAGAGGATTGTGTGGTGATGATCTGGCACGAGGGTGGACAGTGGAACGACGTGCCCTGTAACTACCACCTTCCCTTCACCTGCAAGGCTGGACCTGGTAGGTTTATTGAGTTAGGATGTGAACAGAAGTCCCAGTGATTATACGGCCAACGGTTTTATAAACACGTCCTATTTACACCTGCTGGCCAAACatgtgtggacacacacacacacacgcgcctacacacacactgccacatATACGTCAGATATATGTGAGATATGTCTGGTCAAGAATTGGATGTCACTGGATTAAACCAAAGCATCACAACAAGAATCTTGATCGATGTCACGGGACAACAATGAACCGGCAACCACAACGAGGAGAAGCTTCTTAACTATCACTTGATGTCTGTTCTTTATCTGTCGCCTGTCTTCTTTTCCAGTCATGTGCGGAGCTCCCCCTGAGGTGGAACACAGCCGACCTAtgggcagcagcagcgagcGCTACCCCGTCAACTCTATAGTCCGCTACCAGTGTGACGCAGGCTACACACAGCGCCACCTGCCGGTGATACGCTGCAAACCAGACGGACAGTGGGAGGAGCCACAGGTGGAATGCACAGAAGGTGAGTTTTCAGGGAAATACGGAAATGTAATTAACTGTCAGAGGGCCGTGGAGAGATCTGGCTATGCAAGACTAGTCAAAATTCACTTGATTCAAGAACCAGAGTTGTAGTCGAATGAAGAATCAATACTAAAGTAGGGAGATTCAAATCTTAAAACTAACAGGGCATAATTTGTAGGATGTGTTAAAGTCAGCCAGCATCAGTGAGCTCTTATTTTATACACAGAAAACCTCCCGCAGAGCTAACCTTTCAACATCACACTGATGAAGAGCTCACGGTAGCTTTTGAACCTAGATCCTTTAACAACACAAGTCAATTCAGGGTAGTTTATAAGTCCTTTGGCAGCTCGTGTTTACATGATGTCATCAGTATTCGTACATCTTCTCCCCCAGCTGGCACCGCCAGCAACAGGCTACACAAAAGATCCCTGAGGAGGAGAAGTAAAGGGGTCAGCAGCCAACAGGAAAAGAGGAAGCAGCTCTGAGCAGGAATGAAAGGACATGCAGCAGAGAGCCACAAAGGACCCCTCTTGCAAAGAAGCATGGACACCAATGCAAATGCCCGACCAAAAAGATAACATTCCCGGCCATGTATATAAACACACTAAAGCACATTTAGACAGTGATAGTTTAACTGACTGATGTTTTGGATCTTTGAGTGTCACTCTGCACCTTCCGAAGGCATTTCTCTTTGTATTTATGCTGTCTAATTTATAGCTGTGACCCAGAATTAGGGTGTATTATGTCAAtgcacaacacaacatttttctgCAAACAGTTGCCAGCACTGCACACAAAGTAAGGTAGATAAAGTAGAGATAAATGAGGCTTGAGAGTGACACACAAAGTCCAAAACAACCCCTGAAAGAAGTGTTTTCAATTGCAGCTGGATTCTCTGAAGTAAAACACATTGTTGCATAGACTTTTGCTATATTTTTAGGGCAATTTTTCTAGTGTTTCttagtgttttttatttcttttatttggtcTTAATCTCCTAGTGACTACAATCGTGTGCTTCAGGCCGGTGAAACAAACGGCTTCTTACATTGTAGACGAGGATGGTGATTTTCAAACTTTTTGGTTGTGAGTCCTTAAATGATGGAGAGTGGTGGAATTCAGTTCTGCCTTCTTTGAGGCTTACGCAAATTTAGTCTTGCATCAAATCCCAAATTGAAGTAAGAGGTACACTGGTGCAGTAGAAATAGTTTTTTAATACCATAAAATCATCTTTACAGACCCAAAATTATCTTGTCACAACCTcaagtttgagaaccactgatcAGCTGCACCACCGCAGTATCAGATGTACTGAAATGATTGTGCTGTTCCATTTGATGACGAATAGAAATCCAAGTTCAAGACGTGACTAGAGTCATTAGAACAGACCTGGATTCAAACAGTCAGCAACTTGTGCACTTTTGGGAGTCTTCAGTCACTTCAGTGCTAATTATTTGAATCAAGTGCACCTTAAAAAACTCCACATAAGATATATAACAGTCTTCATCTGTGGCTGACACACGGCAAGAAAACTATATAGAGTAACAAGTGAGAATTATTGTGTACCGCTGAATCGGCTGGAGACTCCAGGAAGTCGACCTCTGTGGGTCACCTGTTGCAAAAGATGCACACCTAGTTTTGCAGGTTGGGGTTTATATTTGCGACTTCTTAAGAGCAATCAACAACCTCAACACTCAACAGTCGACACTGTCTGATGTGAGAATCGTGCATTTATAGATCTCCCTGTAAATATTCTCTCTACAATTCTCTGAACAGCAGGATCTGTCAATAACGTATCAGACGATTTCATCATTCAGTCAGTTTGCCATCAACctgtttgttgatttgttggtttaatttactttaaattAAGTTGCAGATAATTAAGTAAGTTGCAGATACTTATCAAGTAGGCAAGACTGGTTTTGACAGGAAGACAAATGGATTTTTATAGGAAACCCTCAGACATCTTTGCAGAGGTTTATtgcttgtgtttcatgtgtgttaTCAATAGAAATACTTCTTAAAACTTGAGAAATGACACAATTGTAGTGAAAAGAAGCTGTGAAAGCAGtagaaattattaaaatgaagaagaagaagaagaagaggaagaagaagaagaagaagaaggttgagctggaggaggaggttttaaaatgttgacCATGACCTTTTAAAGGTCAAGATTTGCTTCAACTTTGAGAACAGATACTCGTGTCCATATCTGACTTCTCACAGAAAATTCACAAACACTGAAACgtgaccacacacacagtaaaatgGTTCTTTCATGGACACACCGACACTTCAATAAACACACTACAGAGCACTTAAGTGGATGAGTGAGCCTGACGAGGCCACAAAGAGAAACACCAAGCTTGCTTAAATAATTGTATGttttatacaaataaatacatgaatgatGATGGAAATGTTAAATCTATTACCCTACAGGATGTGCTCTTATTCCAACATGTGAGCAACTATGCGTAGAACTTATCTTTTGacaaataaaccaaaatatGTGTAACACTGCAGATGGACAGATCCTGAATCCTGATGTGAACATGCAGTATGCTGTACTGTGCTGTGCCAAATAAAACTCTGAATCATCGAACTCGGTGAAATAATTGTGTGCACTTTTTACCCCAGGGTCATGACAATTTGTATTGAGCAACTGTACAGGGCTCTTTGCACTGTATGTTACCTAACTTGtaaaaaatcacacacagagATTTTCTGTCGTTTTCTTTCCCTAGAGCTGTTAAATTTGAGGCAACTCTCTGAGCCAGAGGAACAAACCTggcatttagtttgtttttaccTTCCTGTGGAACCCAACcgtgaaaaaacacacagtaaatagGTCCTTCATCAGCCTCAACAGCAAGTACCTTCATCACTACAGTCACTGCAAACAGatccgctgtgtgtgtgtgtgtgtgtgtgtgtgtgtgtgtaacagggAGAGAAGCCCTGAATGTACATAAGTCCATGTGTGGTTGCATATACACGTATGCGTCTAAGTGGTGTGTTTGTACAGTCACActgtacatgtgtgtgaatTAATCAGACATATATGAGGCAGTGTGTGCGTaggtgcgtatgtgtgtgtgtgtgtgtgtgtgtttgtgtgtccacaCATGTTTGGCCAGCAGGTGTAAATAGGACGTGTTTATAAAACCCGTTGGCCGTATAATCACTGGGACTTCTGTTCACACCCGGATGCAGGAGGGCGTAGCGACGTGTTCGACTCCACTCATCTAAAACTGCATCGTGCCCAGACAGAGTGACGCTGTTTACATACAGTAGCTGTTTGTATGGATCAGTGACCCATCTCACCTCTCTACCCTGGCATTCCTGTTTGAACTGTAAGTAAAACTGAACGGCGCCTTGAGCGTCCACCAACCGGCGGTGGTGTGCTCTAAGAGgacctgagaaaaaaaacgaagaaaatgtttcatgaaTCAAAGGGCATCGACAATGATTTCCGAAAGATGCTGCGCACGATGTCAGTTCAAAGCATATTTCTATGAATGACTCAACAAAGTACAcaatggattgccatgaaatatGGTAAATAGATGGGCCTCCGAAAAATCCTAATTACTTTTCATGGAGCGCTTCCTACAAGTCAAAATTTCTCACAACAAATACGCCTAAAGATGTCTTTacagtggtgttttttttatttgtagaaaataataagaaaatagtACAAATGCATATacatttatgatgaaaaaaacaacaaaaggtaCATGTATGTAAGGAAACACTGTTTCTTCTTCCACAATGGATGTAAACAAAGTAGTTTAAATATTACAAACAATACAATTACTCGCTCATAACTTCTGCTCTCTCCATCATAGCACCACCCTTAGTCACCCAGAAACAGGCACAAGAGATGCTTTATATTTCATAAAATGGGATACACAGATATTTCAGGAGACAAACAGATATTCCAGTAAATTTCACAGCGTTAGAAAGAGTTGGTGGCAGAAGTGAGTGgaaagagatgacaggaaaatgCTCAACCATTAAGGTGCCCTTTCGCAAGGCACTTTGAAAAACTGAATGTTCAAATGTTTGCTGGCATTTGACTGCAACGTTCAGGAGGACACTGCTGAGAGAGACAATTTTCAATGTTGAATAAATACAGGTTAGATGACAGACTGAGGTACGGCTGGAGTGCAGGTAATTAATTTGAATAAGAAGgtttttctgagtttgaacaCTGTCCTGAGTtggaaatgaaagaaagaattgAAGCAAAACTACTGATGGGtgataaattaaagaaaaaaacaacattaagtGTTTAAGCCAGGGGTTGGACCACCACATGATGCTAGAACAGCTTCAATGACCCTCAGCATCGATTTCTACAAGAGTCTGCAACTCGCGTGGAGGGATGAAACAGAACAACAGGACAGAAATGTTTCACTCAGAATGACTTTGTAATAATGTAGCTCTGACGGGGCTTTTCCATACACATGTGCTGGCTCGGCCTGACTCGGTTTGACTCAGCACGTCAGCCCAGTGCGGCAGgaatttgcatttccattacaaGAGGGCTACCTGCATGAAGATGTTTCTTAAACTAATGATGTGTTCATCTTGAATAGCGATCAGTAAATACTCTTTCTTCATGCAGTACTAATGTAGAAAAGCGAAACCGAAAATTCggtgacaaacatattttttcctaTAAATTcgtcacaataaaagccctccGTTGTGTAGTtacttcaaatgttttattatggAAGTGTTGGGTTTTCCCCAGCAGGAACTTAacacaaaacagtaaaatacagcagatatcTAAAAGTACAAACATGGAAACTGGAGAAAAACTAAACTTCAAACCACAGAGATTCAGTTAGAAACTACTTTCTCGCAGGTTTCATGCATCAATGGTTAGAAGTCATAGCACACGCACCTCGCCTCCGAGCAGAAGCACGGGCATGCTTTGGTCCCACTCCAGAGAGAGTCCATCCCAGACATGGCGTGGCTCAACTCAGCACAGTAAAACTGGTATTGGAAATGCAAATTGGTGCGGCTCTGTTTGACTCGACGTGGTCAAAAGTGCCGGTGGAAAAGTGGACCAAAACATTCCAGCAAAATGTCCCGCACAGCAGAACAGAGCcactgtttgtgatgtttctccaCTCATTTAATCAAGgtttttcatttactttgtcACTCATTTGTAGCACGATTTGTTCTGTTATTGAAAGCTTGCAGCAGCTTTTATTCTTATTGTACACTATATGGCCAATAATATGTGGACACGTCTGCCAACGTACTTTCATGTGCATTTGATCTGGGGCTGTTTTTCATGGTCAGGGCTAGGTCTctactgtacagtatatattttaGACAGTGGTGTGCTACCAATGGTTTAGTAAGTCTGCTTTTCTATTTCAACATGACAATGCCCAAATGGACgtccataaaaaaaatgtttcttagaGTCAGATATGGAAAAACTTGAAAGGCCTGCACAGAGCCCGGACTTTAACTCGGTCCAACACCTTTAGGATTAACTGAAGTATCACCTGCAGCCACACCTGTTCATTCAACATCTGTGTCCTCACTAACATAAGTGACCGGTTCCAGAATCTTACAGACAGACTGCTGTAGCAGCGTATTAATGCCAACAACAGTGATACATGTGTCCACATACTTATGGCCGTATAGTGCAGACATTTTGTCTGAGTAAAAGTAGCATCACATGATGGAAGTTCATAGTTAAACAGTTGTTAACTGGTAATAAAGTCCAATACTGAGACGTCAGTTACAGTATGATAAAGGTGGAGAGCGATTAACCCAAGAGGCTTCAAAATAGCTCAGAAGTGAACAAACTGGCTAACTGCTAATTTGATTCCAGGCTACAGCTAATGCTAACCTCTCACACAGAGCTTTAAGCCAGTGCACTGTTAGAATGGTTTGTTATTGAGCCATGGCTTCTACCGATAACAGTAGACACCAAATTTCAGGTACGGAGGGCGGAACCCAAAACTACGCACCCCTGGTTCTGGTGGGCCGCAGTTAGCCCGGGGCCTTGTGATGGGGTAACGGACACTCCTGTCAGCCAACCAGCCGGCATCACAGCGGTCCAATCCCATCAGCCTCCAGGCGGCGTACAGCTGGCCCACTTTGGCAATTTGACTTCCATCGCTGACGCAAGCCTGGACCGCTTCAGTGAAGTTGAGCCTAGTCGGGTGCTTTAAGAAGTACACATTTCCTAAAGCAGGAGAGAATAATGAGTGGAGAGATTGTCATTGaggttaaaggggcactatgaagttttagagaagaaatgcAAACTCAGAATTACAATATTAGTAGTCATTATATGAACttccattactgaataaacaagctgttctcagaagaaatAAAATTTccccaaaacactgtttgaagctagaaaggggGCAGGGTCCAccagatataaacaaagtaaaacagtatgaaattgtgttgctCTTTTAGGGCAGTTTGTCTGTTCAGTTTATTCTGTCATGAAAAAGAAGATCTTTCCCTTCTGATAAAATTATCTTGCCtgaaactacacagtgcacctttaaaaatctTCACATACACTCATACTGACCCTTGACAGAGGCGGTGAAGCAGAAAGCGTCAAAGTGGTGGAGGAGTCGATGCCGTTGCCCGTAGCTGCGTAAACCAGGAGCAAAGTTCATGCCCCCACAGCCTGCACGTGGGTCTGTGATTGGATACTGCACTGTGCCGTCAGCCAACCAGCCAGCGTTACACCAATCCAGCCCCTCCTCCCATGCTGTGAAGAGCTGCTCAAATGTAGCGAGGGTGGCGTCCTGATCCTGGCACGCTTGTTGGGCCCCGAAGAAGTTGAATTGGTAGCGTCCTTCCTGAGAGTGGTAGGGGAACACCACGCCTGTGTAGAGAAGGGAAGACTCAATACAAAACTTCCATGACACCCCCAAATGACACTACTGTAACCTTTCACCCTCAtcagtacacaaacacacacatacacacatacacacacacacacacacacacacacacacacacacacacacacacacacacactactcacCCTGCAGCTCCAGCTCAACCGTCACACTCTCATCCTCCAGGCCATCGATCACCTCACAGCGGTATCTTCCAGTGTCGTTCAGTTGCAGCTCATTGATCACCAGCGACATGTCGCCTGGTGCAGAGCGTCGCAGGCGCACACGGCCCCTGAAGTTACCGTAGCTGCGGTGACGGTTCCCCATGGCGACCATGACCTCAGTTTCCCTGGCGGAGGTTGCGGGGGAAACAGCTTCACCGATGACGTTGGCTGGCAACCAGGACCATTTGACCCGGGTCCTGCGTGGTGTGGCCAGTTCAGGCTCGTAGTGGTAGTGACAGGGGAGGGTCACGCTGCTCCCCCTGGTGGCTGACACTGCAAGCTGTGGGGATTCCACGTGCAGACGAACCCCATTGAAGTAAACTAGAAAAGATGAAAACGTTTGTCAAACAGTAGAATCATAACTCTGATTTCTTACAATTATGACTGAGGCTAAGTCTCTCTGGTCTATGCCTGTACTCTCTGCTGAGTGGAAAGGTAGAGGTAGAGATGCACAATATGATGATAACATTTTTCTGAGTTTTTTCAGCCGATACCGACAATTATCTGCTTCTCTTCTAATAACACTGTTGCGTTTAAACTAACGTTAAGACTTTTGTTCTCTCCTGTCAAAACCCTCCTGAAACATGTATGGCAAAAACATAGGTCTATCTTCAGGACCTATTACTGTTCCTGACTCGTTGCAAAACAGTAATCGTAATCTCAGTTCACACAAACTGCTTCAGTTTAAAGTGCCCTATGTAAGATTGGAGGCTGGCAAATCCAACCTGTTCTACTTTGGTCCTTGGTCCTGGAGTGATCTGCACGGCAAGCTTAAACTTGAGAGCCTCGTATGtttatatctctctataaaagcaaggaatctctgtctgtctgtccgtctgtgtttgcctcaaatatctctgttgtgagtcaaaacaaggaggagactgctgaatgttgagcaggcagggaggagctgagagagccCTGAGGCagtgcctgcatttaaatgtaaatagttcatataactttgtaaatttcaaacacttatgcacaaatttagcaaaaaactatttatatttgcattataagtaataaaaatggttcgttaaacatatttgtggttctcacagtaaaaaatctaactttttcctactctgattttatgttttatgtgattttaggtccaattgtgttaatacagtatgtcaaaatgaaaaaataactgtacagtcacaaaTGTGAGGttttgctgaaaataatgacaccaaacaagacaaggtaaatagtttttaaggtgaaatataatagtaaaatcaaaagtagtcaaacaTGGCCAATTATATctctgatgtcccaccttcaaacaccgcctcatttggccatccatgaaacagctacttaacctcccacttttctatagaaatacatacttcctacaggcaatgcactagttaaTTTAACTGCAGAACAATGGAAGTGGTCCctaccagctgcagctgcttcatTCATGCCTAAATATCATTGCTTTGTCTATGGACTGTattatgaaatgtatttgtatgcCTTCTGCTGCTAttgtgatttgatttatttatgtctgTGATGCTGCTATTTTGACCCTGTCTTGGCTAGTTCTCACTTGTAAAATAATTGTTGATCTCAATGTAACTTTCCAGTGAAATAAAGTTATATATGGATGTATATTTGCAGTTGTGGTTTATACTGACAACAACTGTAATCACAGTGTGTAGATGCTGTGCTTATCAAGTCAATATTGGAAAATAATACATCATGCATCCTTAGGCAGCACTGAACTGGTCAGGTGTTGCAGTAGCAGTACTTTCCCTGAtatgaaatgttaaatgtttgctGTGACAAAGGCCAAAACTTAAGTTTCATGACATACCAATTCTATACAGCACTGAACAAGGGGTGATTGAtaggctgtggctcagtgggtagagcgggtcgtctagtgatcagaaggtcaccagttcgaatcccggctccccctagttgcatgtcg is drawn from Sparus aurata chromosome 8, fSpaAur1.1, whole genome shotgun sequence and contains these coding sequences:
- the hapln3 gene encoding hyaluronan and proteoglycan link protein 3 isoform X3: MLSLLRPLLATCVYLLLLLPGGQCRIPAYSNGFHYQDISNGNGNGESRSQFYFNGVRLHVESPQLAVSATRGSSVTLPCHYHYEPELATPRRTRVKWSWLPANVIGEAVSPATSARETEVMVAMGNRHRSYGNFRGRVRLRRSAPGDMSLVINELQLNDTGRYRCEVIDGLEDESVTVELELQGVVFPYHSQEGRYQFNFFGAQQACQDQDATLATFEQLFTAWEEGLDWCNAGWLADGTVQYPITDPRAGCGGMNFAPGLRSYGQRHRLLHHFDAFCFTASVKGNVYFLKHPTRLNFTEAVQACVSDGSQIAKVGQLYAAWRLMGLDRCDAGWLADRSVRYPITRPRANCGPPEPGVRSFGFRPPYLKFGVYCYR
- the hapln3 gene encoding hyaluronan and proteoglycan link protein 3 isoform X1; the encoded protein is MEIQWERKLRRKTFKERTDSTMLSLLRPLLATCVYLLLLLPGGQCRIPAYSNGFHYQDISNGNGNGESRSQFYFNGVRLHVESPQLAVSATRGSSVTLPCHYHYEPELATPRRTRVKWSWLPANVIGEAVSPATSARETEVMVAMGNRHRSYGNFRGRVRLRRSAPGDMSLVINELQLNDTGRYRCEVIDGLEDESVTVELELQGVVFPYHSQEGRYQFNFFGAQQACQDQDATLATFEQLFTAWEEGLDWCNAGWLADGTVQYPITDPRAGCGGMNFAPGLRSYGQRHRLLHHFDAFCFTASVKGNVYFLKHPTRLNFTEAVQACVSDGSQIAKVGQLYAAWRLMGLDRCDAGWLADRSVRYPITRPRANCGPPEPGVRSFGFRPPYLKFGVYCYR
- the hapln3 gene encoding hyaluronan and proteoglycan link protein 3 isoform X2, with the protein product MEIQWERKLRRKTFKERTDSTMLSLLRPLLATCVYLLLLLPGGQCRIPAYSNGFHYQDISNGNGNGEIYFNGVRLHVESPQLAVSATRGSSVTLPCHYHYEPELATPRRTRVKWSWLPANVIGEAVSPATSARETEVMVAMGNRHRSYGNFRGRVRLRRSAPGDMSLVINELQLNDTGRYRCEVIDGLEDESVTVELELQGVVFPYHSQEGRYQFNFFGAQQACQDQDATLATFEQLFTAWEEGLDWCNAGWLADGTVQYPITDPRAGCGGMNFAPGLRSYGQRHRLLHHFDAFCFTASVKGNVYFLKHPTRLNFTEAVQACVSDGSQIAKVGQLYAAWRLMGLDRCDAGWLADRSVRYPITRPRANCGPPEPGVRSFGFRPPYLKFGVYCYR
- the acanb gene encoding aggrecan core protein: MTPLLLLCVSLPLISATILFEDQEDMDGTLRVSIPMEMPLHPLLGSKVVVPCYFQDNTVNDPGAPTIAPLSHRIKWTYVTKEKVTTILVASEGKVHVETEYLDRVTMINYPLVPTDATIEITELRSKDSGIYRCEVMHGIEDNYDSVEIQVQGIVFHYRAISTRYTLTFEKAKAACIQNTATIATPAQLQAAYDDGYHQCDAGWLSDQTVRYPIQEPRERCYGDKETFPGVRTYGIRDVNETYDVYCFAEKMSGRVFYSMSVEKFSFYEAGDQCAKLGARLATTGELYLAWQAGMDVCNAGWLGDRSVRYPINIARPQCGGGLLGVRTIYLFPNQTGYPYPDSRYDAICFQAGEDVGAVPMRTTPFPDIIRMTPAPGLYPSLTTPTEGEEIIGGKVDTLFPLPVPPSVTDTYSKVTPVVREPGLDLTGIDAAMAPTGVVFHYRPITGRYTLTFLEAQQACKNIGAVIASPQQLQAAFEKGLHQCDAGWLRDQTVRYPIVSPRDNCAGNLPHLPGVRSYGLRPATELYDVFCYVERLQGEVFFTSDYDSFSYEEAVQHCQKLNTTLATTGQLYSAWKQGLDKCRPGWLLDRSVRYPITTPRSHCGGGQVGVQIIYAFPNQTGFPDEHSRYDAYCFKAEIETSVNLTIVRTDVIKATTVTVDHFAPTVETTVSYNETEATVNITETEEFINKTTITTHQVAPTVRSILPPRPVDESGSGSADQSASGEIPVESSTSSASGVDSSGSGQEVIFSGHTDVFSGEESASGGPQEAEGGSAVIVTSGDLGSASGSGDGPDRQHSGSGVSGSGFSSEGEDISGESIIIIVDGKMLEVSKHEKPTEQELGQGGIDTSGGFLESSASGSGGVSASGSGGFSGISFVDHSAVDLTVQPSGEQEVSGYRPFGSGFHSGFPSGFSGSASASGDLLRGDVIYLTDNDMMEVTVAPQVRHPEQGRGVVEVSGEGSGSGIHLEFSGALDQRLHFSGSGFPHETPTGYNEYIEGPGQSGLWEESQEGRAGPTEYVVTPDAGYTSPTTAPSVSLETPAVVVQPEVVEASADPCDPNPCSSGSCSVQGGVAVCQCPSGFTGEDCSTPVQGCAEGWLEFMGSCYLHFAERDTWSEAEQRCQELNAHLVSIGSQEEQQFVNSNGQDYQWIGLNDKDVQNEFRWTDGSPLAFENWRPNQPDNYFNSGEDCVVMIWHEGGQWNDVPCNYHLPFTCKAGPVMCGAPPEVEHSRPMGSSSERYPVNSIVRYQCDAGYTQRHLPVIRCKPDGQWEEPQVECTEAGTASNRLHKRSLRRRSKGVSSQQEKRKQL
- the hapln3 gene encoding hyaluronan and proteoglycan link protein 3 isoform X4; this translates as MLSLLRPLLATCVYLLLLLPGGQCRIPAYSNGFHYQDISNGNGNGEIYFNGVRLHVESPQLAVSATRGSSVTLPCHYHYEPELATPRRTRVKWSWLPANVIGEAVSPATSARETEVMVAMGNRHRSYGNFRGRVRLRRSAPGDMSLVINELQLNDTGRYRCEVIDGLEDESVTVELELQGVVFPYHSQEGRYQFNFFGAQQACQDQDATLATFEQLFTAWEEGLDWCNAGWLADGTVQYPITDPRAGCGGMNFAPGLRSYGQRHRLLHHFDAFCFTASVKGNVYFLKHPTRLNFTEAVQACVSDGSQIAKVGQLYAAWRLMGLDRCDAGWLADRSVRYPITRPRANCGPPEPGVRSFGFRPPYLKFGVYCYR